The following proteins are co-located in the Papaver somniferum cultivar HN1 unplaced genomic scaffold, ASM357369v1 unplaced-scaffold_128, whole genome shotgun sequence genome:
- the LOC113331843 gene encoding uncharacterized protein LOC113331843 — MSPFSALYGYAPPHLAFPVEVTSSVAAVESYLRDRDAMLDLLKESRHKSQEWMKFFDDKKRSDRSFEVGDQVFLKLQPYRQSSMAVRSNFKLSTRYYDPFQVTQKIGSVAYRLALPAASKIHPVFHVSQLKNKLGTTAITVPSLPLTDEEGEIVLIPIAASDYHQDYRQGRAVQQVLIQWSHTTPDDATWEDVANVQAYFLKFNL, encoded by the coding sequence ATGTCTCCTTTTTCTGCTCTGTATGGATATGCACCTCCACATCTAGCTTTTCCTGTGGAAGTTACTTCATCAGTAGCTGCTGTTGAAAGTTACTTGAGGGACAGGGATGCAATGCTGGATCTTCTCAAGGAGTCTCGTCATAAATCTCAGGAATGGATGAAGTTTTTTGATGATAAGAAGAGATCTGACAGGTCATTTGAAGTGGGTGACCAAGTTTTTCTCAAGTTACAGCCATACAGGCAATCTTCTATGGCTGTAAGGAGCAACTTCAAACTCTCAACAAGATATTATGACCCATTCCAGGTGACTCAAAAAATTGGATCAGTTGCTTACAGATTAGCTCTCCCTGCAGCCTCCAAAATACATCCAGTTTTCCATGTGTCTCAGCTCAAGAATAAACTGGGAACAACTGCCATCACTGTCCCATCCCTGCCACTCACAGATGAAGAAGGTGAAATTGTCTTGATTCCAATTGCTGCATCGGATTATCATCAGGATTATCGTCAAGGCAGAGCAGTCCAACAAGTTCTTATTCAATGGTCTCATACAACACCAGATGATGCTACATGGGAAGATGTTGCCAATGTTCAAGCTTATTTCCTTAAGTTTAATCTTTGA
- the LOC113331757 gene encoding F-actin-monooxygenase MICAL3-like, with protein sequence MEYSSSNKSIMPKSSKKKPASAYMGPPERKRKELQKMVDGIKREWLKKGVTVKKVVIDGEVVEGEAVEEEEENDEDEESDEDEKKKINDSV encoded by the exons ATGGAGTACTCATCATCAAACAAGTCAATTATGCCGAAATCATCAAAGAAGAAACCAGCATCAGCGTATATGGGACCACCA GAAAGGAAAAGGAAGGAATTACAGAAAATGGTGGATGGGATTAAGCGGGAGTGGTTGAAGAAAGGAGTTacggtgaagaaggtggtgattGACGGTGAGGTGGTGGAGGGTGAGGCGGTGGAGGAAGAGGAGGAAAACGATGAGGATGAGGAAAGCGATgaggatgagaagaagaagatcaacgATTCAGTTTGA